One region of Mycolicibacterium rhodesiae NBB3 genomic DNA includes:
- a CDS encoding VOC family protein → MKLDLLSPGIEIGLVTTNLEAMVEFYEEFLELEFQGEIEFPGGSQRRYTLGGSVLKLVTYKAPPPVPATPGGGRAAAGVRYFTIGVKDLTGLSKAFAESLYEVVEPLTEFEPVPGMGWMFVADPDGNWIELFGTL, encoded by the coding sequence GTGAAATTGGATCTGCTCTCACCGGGCATCGAGATTGGTCTCGTGACGACCAACCTGGAGGCGATGGTCGAGTTCTACGAGGAGTTTCTCGAACTCGAGTTCCAGGGTGAGATCGAGTTTCCCGGTGGGTCGCAGCGCCGGTACACGCTCGGCGGCAGCGTGCTCAAGCTGGTGACGTACAAGGCGCCGCCGCCGGTGCCGGCCACGCCCGGCGGCGGTCGTGCCGCGGCAGGAGTGCGGTACTTCACGATCGGTGTGAAGGATCTGACCGGCTTGTCGAAGGCGTTCGCCGAATCGCTGTACGAAGTCGTGGAGCCGCTCACGGAGTTCGAGCCGGTGCCGGGCATGGGGTGGATGTTCGTCGCGGATCCCGACGGCAACTGGATCGAACTTTTCGGCACCCTGTAG
- a CDS encoding nitroreductase family protein, with the protein MPAASSDVWEVMSTARTIRRFTGEPVDDATLARCLQAAAWAPSGANAQAWRFIVLRSDEQRAVVATAAARALEVIEQAYEMSRPDPDDDSRRARDNRATYELHDRAGEFTSVLFTQKRLRMASDLLLGGSIFPAMQNFLLAARAQGLGACLTSWASYGGEELLREAVGVPDDWMMAGHIVVGWPKGRHGPVRRRPLAGAVNVDHWDQPPADLLGDSTSKEAR; encoded by the coding sequence ACCGGCGAACCCGTGGACGACGCGACCCTCGCGCGGTGCCTGCAGGCGGCGGCCTGGGCGCCGTCGGGGGCCAATGCCCAGGCGTGGCGGTTCATCGTGTTGCGTTCGGATGAGCAGCGGGCGGTGGTGGCGACGGCCGCGGCGCGGGCGCTGGAAGTGATCGAGCAGGCCTATGAGATGAGCAGGCCGGACCCGGACGATGACAGCAGGCGGGCCCGGGACAACCGGGCGACCTACGAGTTGCACGACCGGGCGGGCGAGTTCACGTCGGTGCTGTTCACCCAGAAGCGCTTGCGGATGGCGTCGGATCTGCTGCTGGGCGGTTCGATTTTCCCGGCGATGCAGAATTTCCTGCTGGCCGCGCGGGCCCAGGGGCTCGGCGCGTGCCTGACCAGCTGGGCGTCCTACGGCGGCGAGGAGCTGCTGCGCGAGGCCGTCGGCGTGCCGGATGACTGGATGATGGCGGGCCACATCGTCGTCGGTTGGCCGAAGGGCAGGCACGGGCCGGTCCGGCGGCGTCCGCTCGCCGGTGCGGTCAACGTGGATCATTGGGATCAGCCGCCGGCAGACCTGCTCGGGGACAGTACGTCGAAAGAAGCGAGGTAA